A single window of Oncorhynchus keta strain PuntledgeMale-10-30-2019 chromosome 34, Oket_V2, whole genome shotgun sequence DNA harbors:
- the LOC118367589 gene encoding sialoadhesin-like, which yields MLLVIGLDRMLLLCTVIFGFWRDIHAVSPVPSIPNRVPALVGSCVVIPCSFTPSASHSALGRQGRVVGVRLRYKTSHISILQSTAFSTDDKSTVNREFLGRTSLRGNMDDGDCSVMIDRVHLADSNVYELALKGHGQNDWGNARGVNIVVSESPELPVISGVGAATEGQMVSLNCSISYSCPSQAPTLQWRWERGAQEKSSEYGELQVLQPQGQGPTLRTSLTFIASYRIKPRMRCEAVYPGGRRVYTVKELHVTFPPKDITVQAHTLTVQEGLNVLLACSCKADPPVTEYRWSYTQHGLTVDLHQRTHTVRVYNVTRDMRVRCTAQNLIGRAESKSTSLNIQYKPVILQLSSYCVVKGSEVLCRCSVDSNPRPGVTWSVNGSVPPYSYNTSVGSENGTLTAMLRGHMETPLRIVCFAINALGNDSHTLLQAEDGSLLWKVIPAVCISLATFLLSLLLLFCCRKSSAKRVLTCRPLVYPGDMGIYQDQMPLYINCTEVNNIYTNGSYQLVYQNCTPLFVRTKQTHPMGRRGGERRGGERRA from the exons ATGCTTCTAGTGATTGGTCTGGACAGAATgctcctgctgtgtactgtgaTTTTTG GCTTCTGGAGGGACATCCATGCTGTGTCCCCCGTGCCCTCCATTCCAAACCGTGTCCCTGCCTTGGTAGGCTCCTGCGTGGTCATCCCCTGCTCCTTCACTCCTTCAGCCTCTCATTCTGCCCTGGGCAGGCAGGGGAGAGTGGTGGGCGTGAGGTTGCGCTACAAGACTAGTCACATCTCCATCCTGCAGAGTACAGCTTTCAGTACGGACGACAAATCCACAGTCAACAGGGAGTTCCTGGGCCGGACATCCCTACGGGGAAACATGGACGATGGAGACTGCTCTGTAATGATTGACAGGGTCCACCTGGCTGACTCCAATGTTTATGAGCTGGCGTTGAAGGGCCATGGACAGAATGACTGGGGGAATGCGAGGGGGGTCAACATCGTTGTGTCAG AGTCCCCAGAGCTCCCAGTGATCAGCGGTGTGGGGGCAGCTACAGAAGGACAGATGGTGTCACTAAACTGCAGCATCAGTTACTCCTGTCCCTCCCAGGCCCCCACCCTCCAGTGGCGGTGGGAGAGAGGAGCTCAGGAGAAAAGCAGCGAGTACGGGGAGCTGCAGGTACTCCAGCCCCAGGGCCAGGGGCCTACACTACGGACCTCTCTTACCTTTATCGCATCGTATCGCATCAAACCCAGAATGAGGTGTGAGGCAGTATATCCAGGAGGAAGAAGAGTATACACCGTAAAGGAGCTCCATGTGACAT TTCCTCCAAAAGATATCACAGTCCAGGCCCATACCTTGACTGTCCAGGAGGGGTTGAACGTGTTACTGGCCTGCTCCTGTAAAGCTGACCCGCCTGTGACAGAGTACAGGTGGTCATACACCCAACATGGGCTAACTGTAGACCTTCACCAGCGCACACACACGGTCCGGGTGTACAATGTGACCCGAGACATGAGGGTCCGCTGCACAGCCCAGAACCTAATTGGACGGGCAGAGTCCAAATCGACTTCCTTAAACATTCAAT ACAAGCCTGTCATCCTCCAACTCTCCTCCTACTGTGTTGTGAAGGGGTCGGAGGTTCTGTGTCGCTGTTCTGTGGACTCCAACCCCCGGCCAGGCGTAACCTGGAGTGTCAACGGTAGTGTTCCACCATACAGTTACAACACATCAGTAGGCTCAGAGAACGGTACACTAACAGCCATGCTGAGGGGCCACATGGAAACTCCACTGAGGATAGTCTGCTTCGCCATTAATGCACTGGGCAACGACTCCCACACACTGCTTCAGGCAGAGGACG GTTCTCTGCTGTGGAAAGTGATACCTGCAGTATGCATCTCTTTGGccaccttcctcctctctctacttctcctgtTCTGCTGTCGAAAGAGTTCAGCAAA ACGTGTGCTGACCTGCAGACCTCTGGTGTATCCTGGGGACATGGGTATCTACCAGGATCAGATGCCCCTCTACATCAACTGCACTGAGGTCAACAACATCTACACCAATGGCAGTTACCAGCTGGTGTACCAGAACTGCACCCCTCTTTTCGTCCGGACCAAACAG ACACATCCTATGGGGAGGCGAGGTGGGgagagacgagggggagagaggagag CCTGA